CAGCATCGTTGTCGTTATGACTACGTGTTGGGATGGCAACTGTTCGATAGCACCGGCTCTCATGACCTCAGCGGCAGCCTGTCCAAGCTGGGCGGTCTGCTTCGCCCGGGCGGAATGGCGCAACTGTCGCTTCCGGAGCAGCCGACCCGGATGCCGTTCCATATCGCGGCCAACTCAAACGACCCCAACCGTACAAACACCAAGCAACAATCGGTCACTTATGCACGCTTGAGCGCACTGACTCTGACCAGTTCTCTGGTAGACGCAGGACTTGAAACCATCGATCTGCACCTCAAACGCGGACCGCAAACGCCCCACCCCTACTGGCATATCATCGCCGAAAAGCCGTTTTAGGCACTACCGCAATCTCGCCTAAACATTTTGTATATTTTTTCTTAATTCAATAGCTTACGCTACCCGCTCGACTAAAGTTCCGCCTTTTTCAAACGATAACCAGGGTGTTCGGATTTCTGATAAAGGCAAACCGACCGGAAACGGCGAGGCGCAAAGCCACCGGCCTACGCTTACAAGGTAAGTATGGCAGCGGGGCTACCGGATCCCCCCGACGATGCCTGGATGACGACGCATGTACACAAAAAGCAACTGAATCAACGTGCGCGTACAGTATAAATAATAAAAGGGGAAACCATGATCAGCCATAAAGGTTTAAAACACCTCGCCGTAGCCGCATTTGCTTCCACCGCCGTGATGATGACTGGTACTGCCATCGGTGCAAACCAGGGTAGTGTCGGCGCCACGTCCACTGGCGACCTCACCATTACCGCCGCTGTTCCTCAACGAGCGAAAATTTCCTACTTGGATGACATTGACCTGACAACTGCTTTGAGCAGCTGGGATGGCGTCAACCCCGTGTCCGGCTCCGATGATCTTTGCGTTTGGAGTAACAGCGGTGGATATAACGTCACCGCAGCAGGAAACGGCACATCAAATGCCTTTGAGCTCTCCGACGGCACCAACGCGATCCCCTATAGCGTTCAGTGGAATGACGTTTCGGGCAGTGATGCCGGCGCCCAGGCAATGACGTCCGGCAGTGCCTTAGCTAGCCAAACCGGAGCCAGCAGCGGCGCCACCTGCTCAAGTGGTGCCAGCCTGACGGCGCGTGTGATCGTCACCTTGGGCAACAGCGATTTGGAAACTGCCGCGTCTGGTACATACGCTGGTGTCCTGACGCTGACCGTCGCACCTGAGTAACGCCCCCTAACTCCTGCAGGGCTACCGGGTATTTTTCCGGTCGTACCCGGCCAGCCCTGCGGGCGTTATCAACGCGTAGAGAAATTGGGACCTCGCATTGAATGGCGTAAAACTCCACAGAACACGCACCACCGTTGTTAGCGGAATTGTCCTTTCGATACTCTGGTTGGCGATGATCGCGGTACCTTCTTACTCTTACGCCGTCGTCCGTGTCAGCGCGCTTGAAGATATGAACTTGGGTTCATGGGATGGCGAATCGGACATGACAGGCGAGGAATATATTTGCGTTTTCAGCGCTTCTTATAGCTATACCTTAGTCGCACAGGGTGAAGGACCCGGCGGCAGTTTCATTTTGCGCAACGCACTCGAGCGGTTGCCATACGAAGTCTCCTACAGTGACCGGATATTCAGCGGCCAACACTTCCCGGTCACGGCGAATCAACCCATCAATCGGCTCTTCACCTTCCAAGCCACCAGCTCGCGATGCGGCTACTTCGGGTTTCCCAGCGCACGATTGCAAGTCACCATCCCGGCAAGTGAACTCAATAACGCCGTGCCCGGTGTCTACCGGGGTATCCTCCGATTGACCGTCATTGCGGAGTAACGAATTCAACCGGCAGACAGGCAATCGTGCCGAGACTGACCACCGGCTGATCCACGCTGGTGTCGAGCGGCAGAGACACTTCGCATGGCTCACCGTCCAACGGTTCAAATCGCAATGTCTTGGCACCGGCGACTTCTGCCTGGAAAAATCCGTTTGACTCGCTGGCCGCGTAACCCACAGCACCCCGGATCCGTGCCAGCCCCACGGTCTGACCATTCGATCGCACCGCCTGCCCGACGACTACCTGCAATTGGTTGGCCTCGAAACTGACGCTCTTAACCGTGCCGGGATAGACCGTTACCTCATATTCCGTCGTGTCGTAATCCACCAGGCTCACATCCCGCTGACGAAGGCGCACGCGGTAGGTTTCATACGGCTCGACAAAGACCGGAATCCGGCTGTCCGTTGCCACATAGCCACGCGGCTGACCATTGACCAACACATCAAATCGCGCTTTGGTGGCATTTCCCGTCACTTCAACAACGACCGTACTCAAACCCTGTGCACTCCCGCCGACCGCCAACGTATCAGCATTGGTGGCAATCCCGAAACTGAGGTTGGCACCATAGTTTGTATTGGGCGCACCACCATCCGGCAAACTGCGCTGGGCCGTAGCTTGAATACGTCCACGCTCGGTCCGCCAGTCACCATCCAAAGTCAGGAATTCACTGTCAACATCGCGGTTCGCACCAGCGGTTAGAAGGAGGTCTCCCGGGGTCATTGCTTCATCTCGCCACCCGAGTTGGAACCCGCCGACATATGCCAATTCGGACCCCGAGTCCGCTGAGCCGTCAATCAACTCTCGGGACTCTCTCCGCCCACCAAAGCGGGCAGCGCGGTTCCACCGACCGTCATCGCCTCGCAATGTCAACAACAGTGCGCCGTACGTCCCACTTTGATTCTCCGATAATTCCGAATCCAAAGTCAGCCGCACATCGGTATCTTGCCAAAGCAGCAACGAGAGCAGAGCGCCGATTGACCACGTTTCATCTTGGTCTATTAATGGGTCGTCTACATCATTCCAGTCACCGCGCAACGACAAGGCACCCCGTGAAAAGCCGTAGGTCAACATGGCATTCGCTTGGATCGCACCAGGCCCCAGTAGCTCGGAAGCCTCCGGTACCTCGCGGCTATTCCATACTCGGCGAAGGTTGATCCCGCCGGATATCGGACCGAGCTGAGCTCCACCATTGGCGGAGACACCCCAATCGGCGTCGGTCGAAGCCAGCGCGCTGACGCCAAGGCGATACCACCGACCCCGAGTAAATCCACCAGCCTCAAACGCGAGATATTGATCAAGCCCGGTCGCGCCTAAATGCAATCCAAACTGGTCACTCATGCGAACGCCCAACCCAGTCCGGTAAAACAGCTCATCGCGATAGGCCGGTAGATCGGAATTGTCATCCCAATCTCTAAGTGCACCCAGTTGAACGTGATAAAGCGGTGTATCCACAGGAGGCAATTCAACCGCTTTAACATAAAAACGGGTTTCTTGGCGTTCTACACCAGAAGCCTCACGGATTCTGATCGTGATGGGGTAAGCGCCGTCGGGTAGCGCTGAGGTGTCGAGAATTTGGGTTCCCGCTTCGTAGAACTTGGAAAACACCAATCGACCATCTTTGATGATGTCAACCTGCGCCCGAACCGGCAAAAACAGCTGGACTTGCGTACCTGAAACTTGGTCCAAATCCGTTCGAGTACGTAGAGACGTTTGAAAACCGGCGCCGATCACATCCGTTTCCGAAATGAATTGACTGCCTCGTGCCCGAATCGCGCCGAGTTGGTAGGCATACCCTTCACGATCCCACTGCCCGAACAACGTATCAATCTCGAAATTGTCTTGGCTGCTGTAAGACCACAAAGACTCCAAACGTAAGGCACCTGAGGCAAGCAAGCTGTTGCCCAACACGTTGTAGTTGTCCGAACTCACGTTGGAACCGGAATACGATGCGCTCAGTCGCTGAACGGCGGAGATACCACTTTCTGGCGACGGCAGAAAACGCTGATTTTCCGGTGGTGAAACACTCAGGAACGCCGGATTAACGAACACATCCAGGCGAAAGCGGTCGGCATCGAAAATGACGCCCGCCACATCCGGCGCCAAAATCCCACACCCCGGACGTGGGCGGTTCGGGCATACCCGATGCGCGTTCACCGGCAAAGGACCGGTCAGCGCGCGGACCACCGCCCCTGGCTCGATGATCTGAGGAATAAGCCGTGCTAGGTCAGCGGGTTCATCGATAGAGACCACCGCAGGATCGTATACCACCATGGCCGAACCCACCAACCGACCGCCGAAGTACACGTCGACCAACGTCCGCTGCGGCGCCAGCAAATCTTCAAAACCAGGCGGCGGTTTACCCGTCGTTCGGATATCTGTCGCCGGTGTCGCCCCGCCATTGCTCGACGATTGATTGGCTGCCGCCACCGCGAGAAAAACAGAAATGTATGCAATGACGATCGCAATAACGCAACGGGTCACCCGCAATGCTCCCCCGATCGGTGTCCTTTTCCTTCCAAACAAGCGGGCATCCGCTTTTTCCCCAGTGCGGCTAAACCGATTTTTTTTAGTACGTAACGAGCGTATTCGTGAGACCCATGGTCTGTTGGTAGTAACGAACCTCGCCTGACGCAGTTAGCGTCAATGTCCAACTGGCGCCGGCGTAGATTCGTTTCGTAGGCAGAGGAACGCATGTCCCGGCCGGGGAACACAGTTCACCGTTGAAGAACAAAACATTGCTATTGCCGCGGTTGCGCACCGAAAGTACGTTATCACGGCGATTTACATCCAACAGAGGTTTAGGGTTCGTCGGCCGAACGATTACCAAAAGCTCATAGCCCACAATCAACTTCAAACCCGCCTGTTCACGGGTAAGCTCGCCCACCGCCGGCGTGACATTGACCCGATAGATACGTTCTCGTTCGCCAGGCGGGGTAAGATTAACCACCCGCATGAGTCTGATCGCTCCCGGTTGAATCACCATTTTTCGGGGTGAAACCAATAGGTCGAGTTGATTTGGGTCGTTCAATTCGACGCGCGTCTCAGCCGATAACCCCGGAGACATCACCTCGAAAACACTGACATTGACGTAAAGAGGATCCGTGCCGGTATTCTGAATCTCTACGTCTTCGCGGTTAGAACTACCAGGAACGAAATCGATGATCGCACGATTGAGGGCCATTTCCCCGAACACTGGACCAACCGACATGACAAACAACAACCCCCCGATTGCGATCGCCATATTCTTATAGAAACCCATTAAATCGCCCCTAATCCAGCACGGCCGAAGCCGCCCCCACGCCGGTCGTGCTCAGTCAAGAAGAATCGAAACCCCGGACAAACTATTCTGGCGCCACCGTGAGCGTCAAGACCCCACGATACGTGCCCGCGGGTATTTGCGCCAAGTCGTCCGCCGACAAACCGATGGTTACCGCCGACGAATCGACGCCGCCACAATCCGGCCGCGTCGACTGAAGCCGATAACTTGGGGAAACGTGTCCAGGTATCAACTCATCCGTCCCCCCAGCAGCCAACTCCCCGATAAAGCCCACGCTAAAAGGAAGCAGTCGTGAATCGCTATTCAAACTCTGGAGGCTAAAAGCTTCATTTGGCCCCGAACCGGAAGCACGGACCCGAAACTCGCCGGCGCCAACGCCCCGAACGCATAGCGGCTCAACGAAGCTCACGTCCTGATCACGATCTCGCACAGATATCTGTATATCATCAAGCCGAGAAATCTGAACCTGTTTAGGCACGGTGACAGTGATAGTTGCACTGGCTGTCGACACATCCCCAATCTGGCCCGCGGTTGCTGCCCGCGCCGCCGTATGGGTTGTTGCACCCACCATCAGGGCAAAAACCGCCGCCGCGGTGCGAATAGTGACTTGCTGCGCGAGCGTGTAGTGCAGCTGATGCTTGGTGATCAATCCCTGACTCACGAGTATCTCTCCAACTTTAGCGCCCGTTTCGCGCTGTTTTGCGAGAGCTTCTTCTAGTTGGCGGGGATTAATCAAGCCCCTCTTTAAAAGGATATCACCCAATCGATATTCGGGAATCTTCCGGCCCCGAAGCCACGACATCCCATATCCATTCAATCTCGAACTGTCCGGTTCGTTCGGCTTCACCGAGGAGCGGGAGTATGAAGAAGTCACCTTGCCAATATCCTTTGTTCTTATGGTTTGTCGGACCGCAGGGGGATGAGAGAATAATTAACCGTCCCCTAACAAAGATAGAATCGGCAGCATAAGGCAAATTCTTAAAAAGACTTAACATGACTCCAGACAAAAAAAATCCTCCGACCTTTTCGGGTCGGAGGATTACGCTTTTAAGAGCCTGGCAGTGACCTACTCTCACATGGGGAGACCCCACACTACCATCGGCGCAGAGCCGTTTCACTTCCGAGTTCGGGATGGGATCGGGTGGTTCCAACTCGCTATTGCCGCCAGGCAAACTGTTTGCCCCATCAGACGACGATCTGACGGAACGAATTCGGAAAGTGTTCGAGACACGGGTAAATTGTGTCGAGACTGCTTGGGTGTTATATGGTCAAGCCTCACGGGTAATTAGTACCGGTTAGCTTCACTCATTACTGAGCTTCCACATCCGGCCTATCAACGTCGTAGTCTTCGACGACCCTTTAGGGATCTCTAGGATCCAGGGAAACCTAATCTTGGGGGGGGCTTCCCGCTTAGATGCTTTCAGCGGTTATCCCGTCCGTACATAGCTACCCGGCAATGCCACTGGCGTGACAACCGGAACACCAGAGGTACGTCCACTCCGGTCCTCTCGTACTAGGAGCAGCTCCCCTCAAGTTTCCAGCGCCCACGGCAGATAGGGACCGAACTGTCTCACGACGTTCTAAACCCAGCTCGCGTACCACTTTAAATGGCGAACAGCCATACCCTTGGGACCTGCTACAGCCCCAGGATGTGATGAGCCGACATCGAGGTGCCAAACTCCTCCGTCGATGTGGACTCTTGGGAGGAATCAGCCTGTTATCCCCGGAGTACCTTTTA
This portion of the Pseudomonadota bacterium genome encodes:
- a CDS encoding methyltransferase domain-containing protein, producing FGCTLGRHALFFAMHGYEVSACDSNPANLAFTEQAARRQGISINLWELTTEAIDQHRCRYDYVLGWQLFDSTGSHDLSGSLSKLGGLLRPGGMAQLSLPEQPTRMPFHIAANSNDPNRTNTKQQSVTYARLSALTLTSSLVDAGLETIDLHLKRGPQTPHPYWHIIAEKPF
- a CDS encoding TcfC E-set like domain-containing protein, whose amino-acid sequence is MTRCVIAIVIAYISVFLAVAAANQSSSNGGATPATDIRTTGKPPPGFEDLLAPQRTLVDVYFGGRLVGSAMVVYDPAVVSIDEPADLARLIPQIIEPGAVVRALTGPLPVNAHRVCPNRPRPGCGILAPDVAGVIFDADRFRLDVFVNPAFLSVSPPENQRFLPSPESGISAVQRLSASYSGSNVSSDNYNVLGNSLLASGALRLESLWSYSSQDNFEIDTLFGQWDREGYAYQLGAIRARGSQFISETDVIGAGFQTSLRTRTDLDQVSGTQVQLFLPVRAQVDIIKDGRLVFSKFYEAGTQILDTSALPDGAYPITIRIREASGVERQETRFYVKAVELPPVDTPLYHVQLGALRDWDDNSDLPAYRDELFYRTGLGVRMSDQFGLHLGATGLDQYLAFEAGGFTRGRWYRLGVSALASTDADWGVSANGGAQLGPISGGINLRRVWNSREVPEASELLGPGAIQANAMLTYGFSRGALSLRGDWNDVDDPLIDQDETWSIGALLSLLLWQDTDVRLTLDSELSENQSGTYGALLLTLRGDDGRWNRAARFGGRRESRELIDGSADSGSELAYVGGFQLGWRDEAMTPGDLLLTAGANRDVDSEFLTLDGDWRTERGRIQATAQRSLPDGGAPNTNYGANLSFGIATNADTLAVGGSAQGLSTVVVEVTGNATKARFDVLVNGQPRGYVATDSRIPVFVEPYETYRVRLRQRDVSLVDYDTTEYEVTVYPGTVKSVSFEANQLQVVVGQAVRSNGQTVGLARIRGAVGYAASESNGFFQAEVAGAKTLRFEPLDGEPCEVSLPLDTSVDQPVVSLGTIACLPVEFVTPQ
- a CDS encoding fimbria/pilus periplasmic chaperone is translated as MGFYKNMAIAIGGLLFVMSVGPVFGEMALNRAIIDFVPGSSNREDVEIQNTGTDPLYVNVSVFEVMSPGLSAETRVELNDPNQLDLLVSPRKMVIQPGAIRLMRVVNLTPPGERERIYRVNVTPAVGELTREQAGLKLIVGYELLVIVRPTNPKPLLDVNRRDNVLSVRNRGNSNVLFFNGELCSPAGTCVPLPTKRIYAGASWTLTLTASGEVRYYQQTMGLTNTLVTY